The Plasmodium cynomolgi strain B DNA, chromosome 13, whole genome shotgun sequence DNA segment CTTACCCGATTTTACGTAACGAACAGAATCTATACGTGGATGTCCTGATCATCGGTTCGGGGATCTCCGGACTGGCTGCCTCCTACTATCTAAACAAATGCAACGCAGAAATTTTAGTCATTGAAGGAAGGGATCGAATTGGAGGAAGAGCCTACTCCACCATTCTTCCCGAGAGAGTAATAAATAACAACTTGCTCCCAGAGACGGTGGTAGATTTAGGAGCCAATTATCTTCACTGTTGTGAAAATGCAGATGTACCAACTGATAGTAAGGTGCATTCAAataaggggggaaaaacacatgAACAGAAGTACTGTACAAAGAAGGAAACACAGTCCATGGAATCGGGACTATCCATGGGTACAGATAAAGGTACAAATACGaagagtaaaaaaggaaggaaaaaaaaatatcataagaaaaataacaaaaggATGAAATGTAGAGTTACATCtgatgagaagaaggaattCGGTTCTATGGACCCCAGTAAAATggacgaaatggagaaacgGTTATCAAATAATGTGGACTTGTTCAAGCAGCAGTATGCCCAGTTGATGGCACAGTTTGGAGAGATTCCCCTGCGCGGGAGGGCCCAACAGCAAGGCAGAGATCTCATAGGGGAGAGTCACTCCCCCCAACAAAGTGGAAACAGGCTTGCAGGGAGATGTACTCACCGCCTAGACGAAGAAGACGCGCAGCACTCATATAGCGATTGCAATTACTTCCAAgcaaggaaacaaaaaaaggaaaagaaaaaaaagatcagaaaaaatatcctcTTTATGGTGAAGTACAACATTGATAATATATGCCACCTGTACAGCTATATATACAGACAgaggggatggaaaaaaacgaaaaaagatttattaaaatttttaaaagacatAGATGAAAATGTATGTCTGTATACCTACCTGAGTGACAGCTGCCTCAGTGGcgattcttcttcttccccttctccctctcccttTACTTCTactccctcctccccctgcttccccccctttggagaCAAACAACAACCAGTTGTTAAAGAACCACAACAATGCtccaaaagtgaaaataaaaaattaaaaatactCTCCGTCAATAAAGAtacaagaaggaggagagctTACGACAAATCTGTAACTCAACTcgcaaataaattaaaaccAAAAATTTCTTTGGTGTGTGGAAGGGACAACTGGGAATCCACCTTCTATGCTTATTGgtataataatgaaaatggaaaacaaattcagagctttaaaatatatagaatGAATTTACTATGTGATAAAATTAGGGTTAGGGCTGCCAGGAAAATAAGAACATCTCTTttcataaataataatacgGTTGATACGACTGTCGATAAATATCCCTTCTGTGTAAATTTCCCTGGGGGAGTAACCCATCATTTGGAAAAGGACAGAGAGTATCACTCGGTCTCTGTGCAGGGTGGAAAAAGGACGTACGGTGGGTATGAagcaaaggggaagcagaaTATATCACAGCTGCAGCAATCGTGTGAGTTGTACAGTTGGGAGAAAGAGAATGCCCCGGAAAGGAGAATCACGTCGCATCTTACCAGTATGCACATCGCGGAGGAACAAAGGGTCAAGCGAATGAGGGTGACGGGCGACTCCCCGtcggaaaggaaaagcacGTTGAGGGGTCACTCCCCGtcggaaaggaaaagcacGTTGAGGAGTCACTCCCCGTCGGAAAGGAGAAGCACGTTGAGGGGCGACCCCCCGtcggaaaggaaaagcacGTTGAGGGGTCACTCTCtgtcgaagaagaaaagcacGCCGAGGGGCGACTCTCagtcgaagaagaaaatcacGTGGATGGGAGGAGGAGTGGAAAAATACGACAAGGATTCAATCATCTACGAAAACTATTACGACTACGGAGAGGAGTACTATCGAAttgtgaaaaagaaaactgaATCAACTGTATCGACTAAGTCAACCGTGCGAAGtcataaaaaagatattaaTAAAACCCTTCTCTTTAAGGAAAACAACGAAAGGAGAAGCATGTGGGATCTATTAATCGAATGCATAGAAGAAATACTTGAAGAAATGAATATCCACCAGGGCAATTTGTCACTCGAGGagtggaaaatattaatggTTATGTTACAGTCGAGATATGGCTATGGAAGTGATTTAAGGGAGACTTCCATAGCCATGTGTAGACTTCCATTTTCTACCTACATGGATATTGACGTATGTCCAGAGTATGGTACCGATGAgtatatttcaaaaaatttaaaatattacaataaaattaagaaatgTGAACAGATGCCGCATGTGTCGAGGTTTAAGGATATCACTAGTGCTGATCAGATAGTCCTGGATGGGTGGAAATGgctcatcaattttttatctgaaGATGTACAGAACAGAATTCTTCTCAACACAGTGGCTGAGGTTGTTCACATAAAGGAGGAACATACCTTTTGGGGTAGCAACTCCAAATTTGTACATCATGCTGCTCACCAGCAGGGTGATCATCTATTCATTAACACACCGGGGGAGTTCCCTCCACGTGGGGGTCCACAGGCTGGCACCTACATGAGCAACTCCCCACATTGTGTAAGGCACTCTACTGGGAATTACCCATATGGGGATGTCTTTTATAAAGGTGCAACCCATGATGGGAAGGGGATTCACTTTGCCCACAAGGCACAGCACACTGGGGGGTTCAAAAGGGGTCACGAAACCATTAGCGGGGGAGAGGCCCGCCAAGGTTTCGGAGTTCTCCGAAATCGGTGCCAAccaggggaaaaacaagaaaacTATAACGTTATGGTGCAGTGCAAAAGCTACGACACGTCGAAGAAACaaatcaataaaaattttcatggCACATCGGACCTGACGAATTGCAACTATACCAATGTGAACATCTTTGCCAAGTATGTAATTGTAGCGTTACCACTTGGGTGCTTAACAAATAATgacaagaaagaaaaaaaaaaatcgtattTGCAGTTTGAACCCAAGTTACACCCactaaaaatgaaggcattGAATAACTATAGAATGGGAAACcacaacaaaataattttacgaTTTTATCCATTCGATTTTGCTTGGCCATTTGATAGCTTACAGCTAAATTGTATTGACCAGAAATTTCAGTTCCTCAATTTGCATGCCTATGGGAAAATTGGCTGCATTTTAGTGCACTGTTTCCCTCCCTGGTCATGCACCTATGGGTATATTAATAAGGAACATTACATAGTAAACGAA contains these protein-coding regions:
- a CDS encoding lysine-specific histone demethylase 1 (putative), with amino-acid sequence MRVTGDSPSERKSTLRGHSPSERKSTLRSHSPSERRSTLRGDPPSERKSTLRGHSLSKKKSTPRGDSQSKKKITWMGGGVEKYDKDSIIYENYYDYGEEYYRIVKKKTESTVSTKSTVRSHKKDINKTLLFKENNERRSMWDLLIECIEEILEEMNIHQGNLSLEEWKILMVMLQSRYGYGSDLRETSIAMCRLPFSTYMDIDVCPEYGTDEYISKNLKYYNKIKKCEQMPHVSRFKDITSADQIVLDGWKWLINFLSEDVQNRILLNTVAEVVHIKEEHTFWGSNSKFVHHAAHQQGDHLFINTPGEFPPRGGPQAGTYMSNSPHCVRHSTGNYPYGDVFYKGATHDGKGIHFAHKAQHTGGFKRGHETISGGEARQGFGVLRNRCQPGEKQENYNVMVQCKSYDTSKKQINKNFHGTSDLTNCNYTNVNIFAKYVIVALPLGCLTNNDKKEKKKSYLQFEPKLHPLKMKALNNYRMGNHNKIILRFYPFDFAWPFDSLQLNCIDQKFQFLNLHAYGKIGCILVHCFPPWSCTYGYINKEHYIVNECLCTLHKMFENTGKKLPILVDYLITKWQDDNFSFGSYAYPYVNCTDNDLIYLRAPHPIDNPKVVFCGEYLSKSYFQCVDGAYDTGIRAAEDIAHIGLKLASRDTKWYNTDVFFFPQDTCPFTNIPLPKLTNNLLGFYITDGSDEALSDYESSSQDEDLANISNIPLSLLKGEHDFLSYSLNNVLQFFDHLKGDAICKSDDGKQTRGREREKQSSVEGGDITAGQPHTGMLKYKMDSSPLDEDFAEDLARKWLASGSSDLPLNWLALGTSGLPLDWLSLMCYTHTEGANTAHF